One Pullulanibacillus sp. KACC 23026 DNA segment encodes these proteins:
- a CDS encoding BadF/BadG/BcrA/BcrD ATPase family protein: MTYILGLDGGGSKTFVAVVDEKGNLLGKGTAGHGNYQNQKVGINGVLSNYRSAIDVALQEANLSIADIEFAQFGLAGADREKDFSILRPALKELGFKAWDVVCDTYEGLRTASRENIGVVLVCGSGTNAAGRNPFGETKQIGGFGYLFGDTAGGSYLAQEAFRAACRDFERRGPKTSLRKKIADYYKMKEMGEVLDYYYDNDLYQTNLDMCKLLHNAADEGDLVSIGILKSVGRELGIAANSVIYHLGGFNNIDIPIVLVGSVVQKGKNKYLLKELEDTIRRENQNFHFVIPKMEPVYGSVLLAMDHLNIQVDREIENKFESYGGYEL; the protein is encoded by the coding sequence GTGACGTATATTCTAGGACTTGACGGTGGAGGAAGTAAAACCTTCGTCGCCGTTGTTGACGAAAAAGGCAACCTTTTAGGTAAAGGGACGGCAGGACATGGGAATTATCAAAACCAAAAAGTAGGAATCAATGGGGTTCTTTCCAATTACCGTTCTGCGATCGATGTGGCACTTCAAGAAGCAAATCTATCGATTGCCGACATAGAATTTGCTCAATTTGGGCTTGCGGGTGCCGATCGCGAAAAGGACTTCAGCATCCTTCGTCCAGCACTTAAAGAACTTGGTTTTAAAGCTTGGGATGTAGTATGCGACACCTATGAGGGGCTGCGCACAGCCAGCCGTGAAAATATTGGAGTTGTGTTGGTCTGCGGAAGCGGTACGAACGCAGCAGGTAGAAATCCATTTGGTGAAACCAAACAAATCGGAGGGTTTGGGTATTTATTTGGTGATACAGCGGGTGGAAGTTATTTAGCGCAAGAAGCTTTTCGAGCAGCATGCCGTGATTTCGAACGACGAGGTCCCAAAACTAGTCTGCGAAAAAAGATCGCTGATTATTATAAGATGAAGGAAATGGGAGAGGTTCTTGATTATTATTATGACAACGACCTCTACCAAACGAATTTAGATATGTGTAAACTTCTTCACAACGCTGCAGACGAGGGAGATCTGGTATCTATCGGGATTCTTAAATCTGTCGGACGAGAACTTGGCATCGCTGCCAATTCGGTGATCTATCACCTTGGGGGATTTAATAACATCGATATTCCTATTGTTCTTGTTGGATCTGTTGTTCAAAAAGGTAAAAACAAATATTTACTGAAAGAATTAGAGGATACAATTCGAAGAGAAAACCAAAACTTTCACTTCGTTATCCCGAAAATGGAACCTGTTTACGGCTCTGTTCTTTTGGCAATGGATCATCTTAACATTCAAGTTGACCGTGAGATCGAAAACAAATTTGAATCATACGGGGGTTACGAACTATGA
- a CDS encoding 6-phospho-beta-glucosidase — protein MKKDSLKVAVIGGGSSYTPEIVEGFIQRYHELPVRELYLVDIEEGRHKLEITAALAKRMVEESGLPIKVVPTLNRREAIEGADFVTTQLRVGLLDARAKDESIPLKYSIIGQETTGAGGFAKALRTIPVLLDIARDIEELSPDAWMFNFTNPAGINTEAVLNHSKVKSVGLCNLPIGTQMQIGKLLGVEASKIGLEWVGLNHLNWATKILVEGEDLLPVILGKASSEKGLTMKNIPDFQWGEEFLRSMGALPCSYLRYFYMTDDMLAEELQAAKTTGSRAEVVKKLEGELFEIYKDPNLKEKPKQLEQRGGAYYSTAAVNLIDSIYNNRNDQQVVNIQNNGLLDFLPDTASIEANCIINSEGATPVQIRSEIPNQIKGLIQVVKAYESLTVEAAVSGDYGTALQALTVHPLVTSAKVAKAVLDDLLKAHKPYLPQF, from the coding sequence ATGAAAAAAGACAGTTTGAAAGTTGCAGTAATTGGAGGCGGCTCTTCTTATACACCAGAAATTGTAGAAGGATTTATTCAACGCTATCATGAATTGCCAGTTCGTGAATTATATTTGGTAGACATCGAAGAAGGACGGCACAAGCTTGAAATTACAGCAGCACTCGCAAAACGGATGGTTGAAGAGTCTGGTTTACCTATTAAAGTCGTACCCACACTGAACAGACGAGAAGCGATTGAAGGTGCGGACTTTGTCACCACACAACTTCGAGTTGGACTATTAGATGCGCGTGCAAAGGACGAATCAATTCCCCTTAAATATAGCATTATCGGCCAAGAAACTACAGGAGCCGGTGGCTTTGCAAAAGCGCTGCGTACCATTCCTGTACTTCTCGATATTGCCCGTGATATTGAAGAACTTTCTCCAGATGCGTGGATGTTTAACTTTACAAATCCAGCTGGTATTAACACCGAAGCTGTCTTAAATCACAGCAAAGTGAAATCCGTCGGGCTTTGTAATTTACCGATAGGTACACAAATGCAAATTGGGAAACTTCTAGGTGTTGAAGCCTCGAAAATCGGTTTGGAATGGGTAGGACTTAACCACCTCAATTGGGCAACAAAGATTTTAGTTGAAGGCGAAGACCTTTTACCTGTGATTCTTGGAAAAGCATCCAGTGAAAAAGGGTTAACCATGAAAAATATTCCTGACTTCCAATGGGGTGAAGAATTTCTTCGTTCGATGGGGGCTCTTCCTTGCAGTTATCTTCGTTATTTCTATATGACGGATGATATGCTTGCGGAAGAACTTCAGGCTGCGAAAACAACAGGAAGTCGCGCTGAAGTAGTGAAGAAGCTTGAAGGAGAACTGTTCGAGATTTATAAAGACCCTAATCTTAAAGAAAAACCAAAGCAATTGGAACAACGCGGTGGCGCTTATTATTCTACCGCAGCGGTAAACTTGATTGATTCCATTTATAACAACCGCAACGATCAGCAAGTTGTCAACATTCAAAACAATGGTTTGCTTGATTTCTTACCCGATACAGCATCGATTGAAGCAAATTGTATTATTAATTCCGAAGGTGCAACACCTGTGCAAATTCGCTCAGAGATACCTAATCAGATTAAAGGATTAATTCAGGTCGTCAAAGCGTACGAGTCATTAACCGTTGAAGCGGCTGTTAGTGGTGACTACGGGACAGCCCTACAAGCACTTACCGTTCACCCATTGGTTACAAGTGCAAAAGTTGCCAAAGCAGTCCTTGATGATTTACTGAAAGCACATAAGCCGTATTTGCCACAATTTTAA
- a CDS encoding GNAT family N-acetyltransferase yields the protein MVTIRQIRDKEELEKCYDLWGQVFQGNETRDFFANRLNKDSSYKLTTTWIAKVDNDIASSVQIFPYEMRIGKEKLLVGGIGSVATNRLYRGKGYAQEILHAQNLWMHQNKYDLSLLFSGIGTKFYEEVGYKKVKNVAYQAKKLPKIESDLLFAKDDDMEMIQKVYQEYNREKTNSCIRSSQYWKDQIAWRGETKENFCVIKEDREIKAYLRFENKKGKTSVLEACYLPGAEMYMTKLFHQFCASAYCLNDFTIMLPNDHILTQNREKIEEGTHMWRFFDFQNLMHKLEPVFNERMPNDKKIVFRCEEDCVVLNRNKVEVTGHNYDYDERILVTKKEFFELLTQGYQATENQKLRNNSIIQKLFPPQNGILWQSDFF from the coding sequence ATGGTCACCATTAGACAAATTAGAGATAAAGAAGAACTTGAAAAATGTTATGACTTATGGGGTCAAGTTTTCCAAGGAAACGAAACAAGAGATTTTTTCGCGAATCGCTTAAATAAGGATTCCAGTTACAAGTTAACTACAACGTGGATTGCAAAAGTTGATAACGATATTGCTTCTTCGGTTCAAATTTTCCCCTATGAAATGCGCATCGGAAAGGAAAAACTCCTTGTAGGAGGAATCGGAAGCGTCGCCACTAATCGGTTGTATCGCGGGAAAGGATACGCCCAGGAAATCTTGCATGCCCAGAATCTTTGGATGCACCAAAACAAATATGACCTGTCACTATTATTTAGTGGAATTGGAACAAAATTTTATGAAGAGGTTGGCTATAAAAAAGTAAAAAATGTCGCCTATCAAGCTAAAAAGTTACCTAAGATCGAATCGGATCTGTTATTTGCTAAAGACGATGACATGGAAATGATCCAAAAAGTGTATCAAGAATACAATCGTGAAAAAACAAATAGCTGCATTCGTTCTTCACAATATTGGAAGGATCAGATCGCTTGGAGAGGGGAAACCAAAGAAAATTTTTGTGTGATTAAAGAGGATCGAGAAATAAAGGCCTACTTACGGTTCGAAAATAAAAAAGGAAAAACGAGTGTTCTAGAAGCATGTTACCTCCCTGGTGCGGAGATGTATATGACGAAACTTTTTCACCAGTTTTGTGCAAGCGCCTATTGTCTAAACGACTTTACTATAATGCTTCCAAACGATCACATTTTAACGCAAAACAGAGAGAAAATTGAAGAAGGGACACACATGTGGAGATTCTTTGATTTTCAAAATTTAATGCATAAGCTAGAACCCGTATTTAACGAAAGAATGCCGAACGATAAAAAAATAGTCTTCAGATGCGAAGAGGACTGTGTTGTACTAAATAGAAATAAAGTCGAAGTAACAGGTCATAACTACGACTACGATGAAAGAATACTTGTCACAAAAAAGGAATTTTTTGAGTTGTTAACGCAAGGCTATCAAGCCACAGAAAACCAAAAATTGAGAAACAATTCGATCATTCAAAAATTATTCCCACCACAAAATGGTATCCTTTGGCAAAGTGATTTTTTCTAA
- a CDS encoding Gfo/Idh/MocA family oxidoreductase, whose product MKIVVIGSGTMAHTHTDAYTNMTNVELVGVVDIREDLGRPFAQKYNILYFSSLDEALEQTEVDVVDVCVPTYLHKNYVIQAANAKKHVICEKPLARSIEDACEMIEHCKSQSVRLFVGHVVRFFPEFENARQLILDGEIGKVGTVRFFRGGPFPKATFENWYADTARSGGVILDLMIHDFDFLQWTFGKAERVYTKALPDMDYALTSIRFKNGVIANVEGSWSDVDDFHTEYDIAGSEGLLQHDSRKEKPLQISLKQENSWNAEGVAVPESPMFKRPYQLELENFIHCIETGETARVTPNDALEALRLSFASIESAKTGKAVTL is encoded by the coding sequence ATGAAAATTGTTGTAATCGGTTCTGGCACCATGGCACACACCCATACGGATGCCTATACAAATATGACTAATGTTGAACTTGTCGGTGTCGTCGATATTCGTGAAGACCTCGGTCGCCCATTTGCACAAAAGTATAATATTTTATATTTTTCTTCTCTTGATGAGGCGCTGGAACAAACTGAAGTTGATGTCGTCGACGTTTGTGTGCCTACTTATTTGCATAAAAACTATGTTATTCAAGCTGCAAATGCCAAGAAGCATGTCATTTGTGAAAAACCATTGGCGAGAAGTATAGAAGACGCATGTGAGATGATTGAGCATTGTAAATCACAAAGCGTTCGCCTATTTGTCGGGCATGTGGTTCGCTTTTTCCCGGAATTCGAAAACGCACGCCAATTGATTCTCGATGGTGAAATTGGCAAAGTAGGAACCGTTCGTTTCTTCCGCGGCGGACCTTTTCCAAAGGCCACCTTCGAAAATTGGTATGCGGATACAGCTCGAAGCGGTGGTGTCATTTTGGACCTCATGATCCATGATTTTGATTTTCTGCAATGGACGTTCGGTAAGGCAGAAAGGGTTTATACCAAGGCGTTGCCTGATATGGATTACGCACTTACAAGTATTCGTTTTAAAAACGGTGTTATAGCAAATGTTGAAGGAAGCTGGTCAGATGTCGATGACTTTCACACAGAGTATGATATTGCAGGTTCTGAAGGTCTTCTTCAACATGATAGTCGAAAGGAAAAACCGCTCCAGATTTCACTGAAACAAGAAAATTCATGGAACGCAGAAGGCGTTGCTGTTCCTGAAAGCCCTATGTTTAAAAGGCCTTATCAACTAGAATTAGAGAATTTTATTCATTGCATTGAAACTGGTGAAACAGCACGTGTGACTCCAAATGATGCTTTGGAAGCACTGCGTCTCAGTTTCGCATCAATTGAATCTGCTAAGACAGGAAAGGCGGTAACATTATGA
- a CDS encoding Gfo/Idh/MocA family oxidoreductase: MRVGILSFAHMHAYSYAQVLRQLKNIELLSVYDEEFSRGENYAAEFGAKYFSNIDDFLQDESLDAVIVCSENSKHKEHVMACAQAEKHILCEKPIATNVEDAQLMIDTCEKYNVLLQIAFPVRYSPPMARLRQIIQEGKIGTIRAMRGTNHGRNPGGWFIDPALSGGGAVLDHTVHIIDIMRWVLQSEVKEVFAEVDTKYSNILTDDCGLLTFEFENGVIASHDPSWSRPVSFSAWGDVTLKIVGTKGSVYADALAQHIDVYRNKNLHHAAHMWGEGYDFGLVSDFIDCIRTKRTPSITGYDGLKAAEVAFAAYESARIGQPVRLL; this comes from the coding sequence ATAAGAGTTGGCATTCTAAGCTTTGCTCATATGCACGCCTACAGCTATGCTCAAGTTTTACGTCAGTTAAAGAATATTGAACTACTCAGTGTCTACGACGAAGAGTTTTCTCGCGGTGAAAACTATGCAGCCGAATTTGGAGCCAAGTATTTCTCTAATATAGATGACTTCCTCCAAGATGAGAGTCTTGATGCCGTGATTGTTTGCAGTGAGAACAGTAAGCACAAAGAACATGTAATGGCTTGTGCCCAAGCAGAAAAACATATTTTATGTGAAAAGCCAATCGCAACGAACGTTGAGGATGCCCAACTTATGATTGATACATGTGAAAAATATAATGTCCTGCTGCAAATTGCTTTTCCTGTCCGTTATTCTCCTCCAATGGCTAGATTGAGGCAGATTATTCAAGAAGGAAAAATTGGAACGATTCGAGCCATGCGCGGGACCAACCACGGACGCAATCCTGGGGGATGGTTTATCGATCCTGCCCTTTCCGGCGGAGGTGCCGTACTTGATCACACCGTTCATATTATCGACATTATGCGTTGGGTATTACAAAGTGAAGTTAAAGAAGTCTTTGCAGAGGTGGATACAAAGTATTCAAATATTCTAACGGATGACTGCGGATTATTGACGTTTGAATTCGAAAATGGTGTGATCGCAAGTCATGATCCAAGTTGGTCAAGACCCGTAAGTTTTTCGGCTTGGGGTGATGTAACCCTGAAAATTGTTGGAACTAAGGGGTCTGTGTATGCAGACGCTCTCGCTCAACATATCGATGTCTACCGCAACAAAAATCTTCATCATGCTGCACATATGTGGGGAGAAGGGTATGACTTTGGTCTGGTATCCGATTTCATAGATTGCATTAGAACAAAGAGAACACCCTCGATTACCGGTTACGACGGTCTAAAAGCTGCAGAGGTTGCTTTTGCAGCATATGAGTCGGCGAGGATCGGTCAACCTGTAAGACTTTTATGA
- a CDS encoding MFS transporter, giving the protein MKLKVSLFYLIFYLAEGAFMPFTSLFLHQKGYDGGQIGVVLAIISLAGIIGQPIFGAINDSAKDYRTVLKVTTFLSALVSFGFFLKQYFVLTLIIASLFSFIVSPIGPIMDSISVEKGPQFAFSYGQVRLWGAFGFAIITAIVGYVYSNVGYQYSFTIYAAFSILVFILMFIFPKFEAPKRRSAFGKESLSEVLTNRSLALFILISILISSIVNINFSYLPIYFQKMHYPINLVGWNFTVAACIEIPLFWLSAKVREKMGLFSMLLTGTLAYSLKYLFMGFAPPVGIVICLQTLDGLAFAFYYSAAVEIISQMAPKRAKSTSQALFGAASGLAGIIGNLVGGLIIENQGAQFLYWVMSAVGLLATFLFLLFSRKSMYRLEFETEARNQA; this is encoded by the coding sequence TTGAAATTAAAAGTCTCACTGTTTTATTTAATTTTTTATTTGGCTGAAGGGGCTTTTATGCCTTTTACGAGTTTGTTTTTGCATCAAAAGGGTTATGACGGGGGCCAAATTGGGGTCGTTCTTGCAATCATTTCTTTAGCGGGAATAATTGGTCAGCCTATTTTTGGCGCGATTAATGACTCTGCAAAGGATTATCGAACGGTATTAAAAGTTACCACCTTCCTATCGGCGCTGGTGTCTTTTGGTTTTTTCTTAAAACAATACTTTGTACTCACGTTGATTATTGCCAGTTTATTTTCTTTTATTGTAAGCCCAATTGGACCAATTATGGACTCTATTTCAGTTGAAAAAGGACCACAATTTGCATTTTCATATGGTCAGGTTCGTCTTTGGGGAGCTTTCGGATTTGCAATCATTACAGCAATAGTAGGCTATGTATACAGTAATGTCGGGTACCAGTACAGTTTTACCATTTATGCGGCTTTTTCGATCCTAGTTTTTATTTTAATGTTTATTTTCCCGAAATTTGAAGCCCCAAAAAGACGTTCGGCGTTTGGAAAAGAGAGTTTGTCTGAGGTTTTAACGAATAGATCTCTTGCCTTATTCATTTTAATAAGTATTTTGATCTCATCCATTGTCAACATTAACTTCAGTTATCTCCCGATCTATTTTCAAAAAATGCACTATCCCATTAATCTTGTGGGTTGGAATTTCACAGTTGCTGCTTGTATTGAAATTCCTCTCTTTTGGCTTTCTGCAAAAGTAAGAGAAAAAATGGGGTTGTTTTCAATGCTCTTAACAGGTACATTGGCCTATTCGCTTAAATATTTGTTTATGGGCTTCGCTCCACCGGTTGGAATAGTCATTTGTTTACAGACACTTGATGGCTTAGCCTTTGCTTTTTATTATAGTGCAGCGGTCGAAATAATTAGCCAAATGGCTCCTAAGCGTGCAAAATCAACGTCGCAAGCACTTTTTGGTGCAGCAAGTGGGCTCGCTGGAATTATAGGAAATCTCGTCGGAGGTTTGATTATAGAAAATCAAGGCGCTCAGTTCCTTTATTGGGTCATGAGCGCTGTTGGATTATTGGCGACTTTCTTATTTCTTCTGTTTTCTCGAAAATCAATGTATCGATTGGAGTTTGAGACAGAAGCACGCAATCAGGCATAA
- the nagB gene encoding glucosamine-6-phosphate deaminase, producing MKIIEAIDYKTMCKMAADYIITKVCENPRLKLGLATGGTPLGIYNTLIADHKKNGTSYQWVTTFNLDEYVGLTGDDPSSYRHYMNHNLFNQIDIPLSQTNIPHGDVQDLEQECIRYENLISEHRGIDLQILGIGNNGHIGFNEPGTSFNSKTHVVELTSSTREANSRFFNSVEEVPTRAITMGIGTIMKSREILLLVSGESKSNALHALLNGKVDESFPASVLKTHPKVTVFADKEAVACLKVFR from the coding sequence TTGAAAATTATAGAAGCAATCGATTATAAAACCATGTGTAAAATGGCCGCCGATTATATAATCACAAAGGTATGTGAAAATCCAAGATTAAAACTTGGACTGGCAACGGGCGGAACACCTCTTGGGATTTATAACACCTTAATTGCCGATCACAAGAAAAATGGAACTTCCTATCAATGGGTCACGACCTTTAATTTAGATGAATATGTCGGGCTTACAGGTGATGACCCGAGTAGCTACCGTCATTATATGAATCATAATTTGTTCAATCAAATTGACATCCCATTAAGTCAGACTAATATCCCGCATGGAGACGTCCAGGATTTGGAACAAGAATGCATAAGGTATGAAAACTTAATTTCCGAACACCGTGGAATTGATTTGCAGATTCTTGGAATAGGTAACAATGGACATATTGGATTTAACGAACCGGGAACATCCTTTAATTCAAAAACTCATGTAGTGGAATTAACCTCGTCCACTAGAGAGGCAAACTCTCGTTTTTTTAATAGTGTAGAAGAGGTACCTACGCGTGCGATCACAATGGGAATTGGAACCATCATGAAAAGCAGAGAAATTCTTCTACTGGTATCGGGTGAATCCAAAAGCAATGCCCTTCACGCACTCTTAAATGGTAAAGTTGATGAAAGTTTTCCAGCATCAGTTTTAAAGACTCATCCTAAAGTAACCGTTTTTGCAGATAAAGAAGCAGTTGCTTGTCTAAAGGTATTCAGATGA
- a CDS encoding 6-phosphogluconolactonase translates to MLKIYENEEIIAQEIAKEMKVQLQTKNNPVFCLASGSTPQKSYFQFAQNLVDRPLLDKLKIVSLDEWVGIPRHAKGSCYQMLEQDLFSLININEKQIEFFNGEAEDLKSECQRIDQFILNNPITFSLMGVGMNGHIGLNEPGSTVEDQSRVVPLSETTKEVAQKYFDESIELTDGITLGLKQIIESSRVIVVITGEHKARMVKQLFEEPEAKLPAQELLGYQHIDFFLDQSAAKELNK, encoded by the coding sequence GTGCTGAAAATTTATGAAAATGAGGAAATAATTGCGCAAGAAATCGCTAAAGAAATGAAAGTGCAATTGCAAACGAAAAATAATCCAGTTTTCTGTTTGGCATCTGGCAGTACACCGCAGAAGAGCTACTTCCAGTTTGCACAAAATTTAGTTGATCGCCCGTTATTAGATAAATTGAAAATTGTAAGTTTAGATGAATGGGTTGGTATACCGCGCCATGCAAAGGGAAGTTGCTATCAAATGCTAGAGCAAGATTTATTCTCTCTTATTAATATTAATGAAAAGCAAATTGAATTTTTTAATGGGGAGGCCGAGGATTTAAAAAGTGAATGTCAAAGAATTGACCAGTTCATTCTTAATAATCCCATAACGTTTAGTTTGATGGGGGTAGGAATGAACGGTCATATTGGTTTAAATGAACCTGGTTCAACGGTGGAGGACCAAAGCCGTGTCGTTCCACTGTCCGAAACGACAAAAGAAGTTGCCCAAAAGTATTTCGATGAATCAATCGAATTAACAGACGGGATTACATTAGGTTTAAAACAGATAATAGAGAGCTCAAGAGTGATTGTGGTAATAACAGGTGAACATAAAGCAAGAATGGTAAAACAGCTATTTGAGGAGCCAGAGGCTAAATTGCCGGCACAGGAATTGTTGGGTTACCAACATATTGATTTCTTTTTAGATCAGTCGGCTGCAAAAGAGTTAAACAAATAA
- a CDS encoding ROK family protein, with protein MEEKIIGVDIGGTNIRVGFMTRNLQLVKKETASTSRFKNKEEFFQYLRQMIERVDVNREAKKIGMAFPVPWNEGIKTLYDSTNLTLLENMSVNEMRSYFAEYDLYLENDVNVIALLESDFGAAKNSRNSIYITVSTGIGGGLIVNNSIYRGTHGYAGEVGSMIISNENKNHFSLYSGTLESLCSGKALEDESQKLYGKNATTKLLFENYKKGTADAIKVVEVWVDYFSSAIASLMQVLDPEVFVLGGSVILNNQWLVEKLIEGTKRKVFKQLIDKVRIVISEYGHDAGIIGAGYITIKN; from the coding sequence ATGGAAGAGAAGATAATAGGAGTTGATATTGGGGGGACAAATATTAGAGTGGGATTCATGACTCGAAATTTGCAGTTGGTAAAAAAGGAAACTGCCTCAACATCCAGGTTCAAAAATAAAGAAGAATTCTTTCAGTACTTAAGACAAATGATTGAACGAGTGGATGTTAACAGGGAAGCAAAGAAAATTGGGATGGCTTTTCCTGTTCCATGGAATGAGGGGATAAAAACACTCTATGACTCTACGAATCTCACGCTTTTAGAAAATATGAGTGTAAACGAAATGAGATCCTATTTTGCAGAATATGATCTCTACCTTGAAAATGATGTAAATGTCATTGCCTTGTTAGAATCGGATTTCGGTGCTGCTAAAAATTCAAGAAATTCCATCTATATCACAGTAAGTACGGGTATCGGGGGTGGCTTGATCGTAAATAATTCTATTTATCGAGGGACACACGGTTATGCAGGAGAAGTAGGAAGCATGATCATTTCCAATGAAAATAAAAACCATTTTTCCCTCTATAGTGGTACATTAGAATCGCTTTGTAGTGGAAAAGCTTTGGAAGATGAAAGTCAAAAGTTATATGGAAAAAATGCGACAACCAAATTATTATTTGAAAACTATAAAAAAGGAACGGCCGATGCCATTAAAGTCGTTGAAGTGTGGGTGGACTATTTTTCAAGCGCTATAGCTTCCCTTATGCAAGTCCTCGACCCGGAAGTCTTTGTCCTAGGAGGTTCGGTCATCTTAAATAATCAATGGCTCGTCGAGAAGTTAATAGAAGGAACAAAAAGAAAGGTGTTTAAACAATTAATAGATAAAGTGAGAATCGTCATCTCAGAATATGGCCATGATGCGGGTATAATCGGCGCAGGTTACATTACTATTAAAAATTAA
- a CDS encoding alpha-galactosidase, which produces MGKLKVALVGAGSISFALGALQDLVLSEKLKGCDLEIALMDIVEENLNRTYQYATEMFTAFNHSAKIWKSTDLREALIDAQFAIVAIEVNRYHYWSQDFHIPRRFGSKQIYGENGGPGSMFHTLRNLGPMLKIAHTMEEVCPDAWFINYTNPEAKLVEAISKLTSIKVVGLCHGLDMGIDQISEFLDMDREEIGVEGGGLNHFGFFTKIWDKKTNEDLYPLFREREKQANRLAHFDHIGLSRTMFQIYGLYPYPGTNHIGEYISYADDFYAGLSLQYRYDPIHEKLWEKESRTPDFIYAASGNTIDKGLFDGVKTQEVWTEEAYVFDKNNVRMSNEYAIPIIEAIYFDDEIQLNAVNMQNNGAIKGLPDDMVVETQAIANGKGIKLKAMEVELPVALIGTIHIQGTIHKLLIEAYLEKSKTKLLQAILIDPQAPSYYQACAMIDEMCELQQDILPELGWK; this is translated from the coding sequence GTGGGAAAATTAAAAGTTGCTTTGGTTGGAGCAGGTAGTATTTCGTTTGCTTTAGGGGCTCTGCAGGATTTAGTGCTGTCTGAAAAGCTTAAAGGTTGCGATTTAGAAATCGCTTTAATGGATATCGTTGAAGAGAATTTGAATCGTACCTATCAATATGCCACAGAAATGTTTACGGCATTTAACCACTCTGCAAAAATATGGAAGTCAACTGATTTAAGGGAAGCATTAATAGATGCTCAATTTGCAATCGTCGCAATTGAAGTTAATCGCTATCATTATTGGTCTCAAGATTTCCATATTCCACGTCGATTTGGAAGCAAGCAAATCTATGGGGAAAATGGGGGGCCAGGCTCCATGTTTCATACTTTAAGAAATTTGGGCCCGATGTTAAAAATTGCTCATACAATGGAAGAAGTCTGTCCTGATGCGTGGTTTATAAATTATACAAATCCAGAAGCCAAGCTTGTTGAGGCTATTTCAAAACTTACTTCTATTAAGGTTGTTGGCTTATGCCATGGTCTGGATATGGGAATCGATCAAATTTCTGAATTTCTAGACATGGACAGAGAAGAAATTGGCGTTGAGGGCGGGGGATTAAATCACTTTGGGTTTTTCACTAAAATATGGGATAAAAAGACAAACGAAGATTTGTATCCGTTATTTCGTGAAAGAGAAAAACAAGCGAATCGTTTAGCCCACTTTGATCATATTGGACTTTCTAGAACTATGTTTCAAATTTACGGTTTATATCCCTATCCGGGCACGAACCACATTGGCGAATATATAAGTTATGCAGATGACTTTTATGCAGGTTTATCCCTTCAATACAGATATGATCCCATTCATGAGAAGCTCTGGGAAAAGGAGTCTAGAACACCAGACTTTATCTATGCTGCAAGTGGAAATACTATAGATAAAGGACTGTTTGATGGTGTGAAAACTCAAGAAGTATGGACTGAAGAAGCTTATGTTTTTGATAAAAATAATGTCAGAATGAGCAATGAATATGCCATTCCAATTATTGAAGCGATTTATTTTGATGATGAAATTCAACTTAATGCGGTCAATATGCAAAATAATGGCGCCATAAAAGGTCTCCCAGATGATATGGTCGTAGAAACACAGGCAATTGCTAACGGGAAGGGCATTAAGTTAAAGGCGATGGAAGTGGAACTTCCTGTTGCTTTAATTGGAACCATTCACATTCAAGGCACCATTCACAAACTATTAATTGAAGCCTATTTGGAGAAGTCCAAAACGAAATTGCTTCAGGCGATTTTAATAGATCCACAGGCACCGAGCTATTACCAAGCGTGTGCCATGATTGATGAAATGTGTGAACTTCAGCAAGATATTTTACCTGAACTTGGATGGAAATAA
- a CDS encoding retropepsin-like aspartic protease encodes MEINNVVIDTGSSHTAINPDFLSEIGVSYENGDIVYEAYGIGGNVHFYSKKMDSIEIGDFKISSVEIDVSILPNEHSGLLGLDILLKSGFILDLNNLELSLSKS; translated from the coding sequence ATGGAGATTAATAATGTTGTCATTGATACAGGATCTTCTCACACTGCGATTAATCCAGATTTTTTGTCGGAGATTGGTGTCTCCTACGAGAATGGAGACATAGTTTATGAGGCTTATGGGATTGGTGGAAACGTCCATTTTTATTCGAAGAAAATGGATTCCATAGAAATTGGGGATTTTAAAATAAGCAGCGTTGAGATTGATGTATCTATTTTGCCAAATGAACATAGCGGATTACTAGGTTTAGACATACTTTTAAAGAGTGGTTTTATTTTGGATTTAAACAACCTCGAATTATCCCTCAGTAAGAGCTAA